From Cygnus olor isolate bCygOlo1 chromosome 7, bCygOlo1.pri.v2, whole genome shotgun sequence, a single genomic window includes:
- the LOC121073453 gene encoding cytochrome P450 26A1 isoform X2 produces the protein MGFSALLASALCTFLLPLLLFLAAVKLWDLYCVSSRDPSCPLPLPPGTMGLPFFGETLQMVLQRRKFLQMKRRKYGFIYKTHLFGRPTVRVMGAENVRHILLGEHRLVSVQWPASVRTILGSGCLSNLHNGQHKHRKKHYVPVIQEEVSACLARWLGAAGPCLLVYPEVKRLMFRIAMRILLGFQPRQAGPDGEQQLVEAFEEMIRNLFSLPIDVPFSGLYRGLRARNIIHAKIEENIRAKMARKEPEGGYKDALQLLMEHTQGNGEQLNMQELKESATELLFGGHETTASAATSLIAFLGLHHDVLQKVRKELQVKGLLCSPNQEKQLDMEVLEQLKYTGCVIKETLRLSPPVPGGFRIALKTLELNGYQIPKGWNVIYSICDTHDVADLFTNKDEFNPDRFMSPSPEDSSRFSFIPFGGGLRSCVGKEFAKVLLKIFTVELARSCDWQLLNGPPTMKTGPIVYPVDNLPTKFIGFSGQI, from the exons ATGGGCTTCTCCGCCCTGCTCGCCAGCGCCCTGTGCAccttcctgctgcccctgctgctcttCTTGGCCGCCGTCAAGCTCTGGGACCTGTACTGCGTGAGCAGCCGCGACCCTAGCTGCCCgctcccgctgcccccgggCACCATGGGGCTCCCCTTCTTCGGGGAGACGCTGCAGATGGTGCTGCAG CGGCGGAAATTCCTGCAGATGAAGCGCAGGAAATACGGCTTCATCTACAAGACTCACCTCTTCGGGCGCCCCACGGTGCGAGTGATGGGTGCCGAGAACGTGCGGCACATCCTGCTGGGCGAGCACCGCCTGGTCTCCGTGCAGTGGCCGGCCTCGGTGCGCACCATCCTGGGCTCGGGCTGCCTCTCCAACCTCCACAACGGGCAGCACAAGCACCGCAAAAAG CACTACGTGCCCGTCATCCAGGAGGAGGTGAGCGCCTGCCTGGCGCGGTGGCTGGGTGCCGCAGGGCCCTGCCTCCTGGTGTACCCCGAGGTGAAGCGCCTCATGTTTCGCATCGCCATGAGGATCCTGCTGGGCTTTCAGCCCCGCCAGGCCGGCCCCGACGGCgagcagcagctggtggaagCCTTCGAGGAGATGATCCGCAACCTCTTCTCCCTGCCCATCGACGTGCCCTTCAGTGGGCTCTACCGG GGCTTGCGAGCACGCAACATCATCCACGCCAAGATCGAGGAGAACATCCGTGCCAAGATGGCCCGCAAGGAGCCCGAGGGTGGCTACAAGGACGcgctgcagctgctgatggAGCACACACAGGGCAACGGGGAGCAGCTCAACATGCAG GAACTGAAGGAGTCTGCCACGGAGCTGCTGTTTGGGGGCCATGAAACCACTGCTAGCGCTGCCACATCGCTGATTGCCTTCCTTGGGCTCCATCATGATGTCCTGCAGAAAGTGAGGAAAGAGCTGCAGGTGAAG GGGTTACTATGCAGCCCCAACCAAGAGAAGCAGTTGGACATGGAGGTCTTAGAGCAGCTGAAGTACACAGGCTGTGTCATCAAAGAGACCCTCAGGCTGAGCCCTCCTGTTCCTGGAGGATTTCGAATTGCACTCAAGACTCTTGAGCTGAAT GGTTACCAGATCCCAAAAGGTTGGAATGTTATTTACAGTATCTGTGATACCCACGATGTGGCAGATCTGTTTACCAACAAGGATGAATTTAATCCAGATCGCTTCATGTCTCCATCTCCGGAGGACTCCTCTAGGTTCAGTTTCATTCCTTTTGGTGGGGGCTTGAGAAGCTGCGTGGGCAAAGAGTTTGCAAAAGtccttctaaaaatatttacagtggaGCTGGCTCGGAGCTGTGACTGGCAGCTGCTGAATGGACCTCCTACAATGAAAACGGGGCCCATAGTGTACCCTGTGGACAATCTGCCTACCAAATTCATAGGTTTCAGCGGGCAAATTTGA
- the LOC121073477 gene encoding cytochrome P450 26C1, with protein MPAGLSWPAAAALALLVLALLLALCRHLWALRWSLSRDRASALPLPKGSMGWPFFGETLHWLLQGSRFHSSRRERYGNVFKTHLLGRPVVRVTGAENIRKILLGEHTLVSAQWPQSTQIILGSHTLLGSIGDLHRQRRKILARVFCRAALESYLPRIQKVVSWELRGWCMEPGSIAVYSSAKTLTFRIAARILLGLRLEEKQFKDLAKTFEQLVENLFSLPLNIPFSGLRKGIKARDMLHEFMEKAIQEKLQRTNSEDHSDALDFIINSAKEHGKEFTMQELKESAIELIFAAFFTTASASTSLILLLLKHPSAIKKIRQELMSHELYPQCQCCPAGPSPDTLPMQGRDSKKQLPAMARDALEDQRQPPSPPEEAEPSGGLSPQPPAPLEPTHPQSSPQPQACHCPSDISLEKLGRLRYLDCVIKEVLRVLPPVSGGYRTALQTFELDGYQIPKGWSVMYSIRDTHETAAVYQSPPGGFDPDRFSAARPEAVSRFHYIPFGGGARSCIGKELAQAILKLLAIELVTTARWELATPAYPAMQTVPIVHPVDGLQLYFHPLRPSRGSEA; from the exons ATGCCGGCGGGGCTCTCCTGGCCCGCGGCGGCGGCTCTGGCGCTGCTGGTCCTGGCGCTGCTGCTCGCCCTGTGCCGGCACCTGTGGGCGCTGCGCTGGAGCCTCAGCAGGGACCGCGCCAgcgccctgcccctgcccaaGGGCTCCATGGGCTGGCCCTTCTTCGGGGAGACCCTGCACTGGCTGCTCCAG GGCTCCCGCTTCCACAGCTCCCGGCGGGAGCGGTACGGCAACGTTTTCAAGACCCACCTGCTGGGCCGTCCGGTGGTCCGGGTGACGGGCGCCGAGAACATCCGCAAGATCCTGCTGGGCGAGCACACGCTGGTCAGCGCGCAGTGGCCCCAGAGCACCCAGATCATCCTGGGCTCCCACACCCTGCTCGGCTCCATCGGCGACCTGCACCGCCAGCGCCGCAAG ATCCTGGCCAGAGTGTTCTGCCGCGCCGCCCTGGAGAGCTACCTGCCGCGGATCCAGAAGGTTGTGAGCTGGGAGCTGCGGGGCTGGTGCATGGAGCCGGGCTCCATCGCAGTTTATTCCTCCGCTAAAACCTTAACTTTCCGCATTGCAGCTCGGATTCTGCTGGGACTCCGCCTGGAGGAAAAGCAGTTCAAGGACCTGGCCAAAACTTTTGAACAGCTGGTGGAGAacctcttctccctgcccctCAACATACCCTTCAGCGGGCTGCGCAAG GGAATCAAAGCACGGGACATGCTACATGAGTTCATGGAGAAGGCTATACAGGAAAAACTGCAGAGAACCAACTCAGAAGACCATAGCGATGCTCTGGATTTCATAATAAACAGTGCCAAGGAGCATGGCAAAGAATTCACCATGCAGGAGCTGAAG gAATCAGCCATTGAGCTcatatttgctgcttttttcacCACGGCCAGTGCCAGCACCTCTCTCATCCTCCTGCTACTAAAGCACCCCTCAGCGATCAAAAAAATCAGGCAGGAGCTGATGTCCCACGAGCTGTACCCACAGTGCCAGTGCTGCCCTGCGGGACCCAGCCCGGACACCTTGCCCATGCAAGGCAGGGACAGCAAGAAGCAGCTCCCCGCCATGGCCAGAGATGCTCTTGAGGACCAGAGACAGCCTCCGAGCCCCCCGGAggaggcagagcccagcggtggcctctccccacagcccccagccccactggaGCCCACACACCCCCAGAGcagtccccagccccaggcctgTCACTGCCCCTCAGACatcagcctggagaagctggGCCGCCTGCGCTACCTGGACTGTGTGATCAAGGAGGTGCTGCGGGTGCTGCCCCCTGTCTCTGGAGGCTACAGGACGGCGCTGCAGACTTTCGAGCTGGAT GGCTACCAGATCCCCAAGGGCTGGAGTGTGATGTACAGCATCCGTGACACGCATGAGACAGCCGCCGTCTACCAGAGCCCCCCTGGTGGCTTCGACCCTGACCGCTTCAGTGCTGCCCGGCCAGAGGCTGTCAGCCGCTTCCACTACATCCCCTTtggcggcggggcgcggagcTGCATCGGCAAGGAGCTGGCGCAGGCCATCCTCAAGCTGCTGGCCATCGAGCTGGTCACCACGGCCCGCTGGGAGCTGGCCACCCCCGCCTACCCTGCCATGCAGACCGTGCCCATCGTGCATCCCGTGGATGGGCTGCAGCTCTACTTCCACCCCTTGCGGCCCAGCCGCGGCAGTGAGGCCTAA
- the LOC121073453 gene encoding cytochrome P450 26A1 isoform X1: MGFSALLASALCTFLLPLLLFLAAVKLWDLYCVSSRDPSCPLPLPPGTMGLPFFGETLQMVLQRRKFLQMKRRKYGFIYKTHLFGRPTVRVMGAENVRHILLGEHRLVSVQWPASVRTILGSGCLSNLHNGQHKHRKKVIMRAFSRDALQHYVPVIQEEVSACLARWLGAAGPCLLVYPEVKRLMFRIAMRILLGFQPRQAGPDGEQQLVEAFEEMIRNLFSLPIDVPFSGLYRGLRARNIIHAKIEENIRAKMARKEPEGGYKDALQLLMEHTQGNGEQLNMQELKESATELLFGGHETTASAATSLIAFLGLHHDVLQKVRKELQVKGLLCSPNQEKQLDMEVLEQLKYTGCVIKETLRLSPPVPGGFRIALKTLELNGYQIPKGWNVIYSICDTHDVADLFTNKDEFNPDRFMSPSPEDSSRFSFIPFGGGLRSCVGKEFAKVLLKIFTVELARSCDWQLLNGPPTMKTGPIVYPVDNLPTKFIGFSGQI; encoded by the exons ATGGGCTTCTCCGCCCTGCTCGCCAGCGCCCTGTGCAccttcctgctgcccctgctgctcttCTTGGCCGCCGTCAAGCTCTGGGACCTGTACTGCGTGAGCAGCCGCGACCCTAGCTGCCCgctcccgctgcccccgggCACCATGGGGCTCCCCTTCTTCGGGGAGACGCTGCAGATGGTGCTGCAG CGGCGGAAATTCCTGCAGATGAAGCGCAGGAAATACGGCTTCATCTACAAGACTCACCTCTTCGGGCGCCCCACGGTGCGAGTGATGGGTGCCGAGAACGTGCGGCACATCCTGCTGGGCGAGCACCGCCTGGTCTCCGTGCAGTGGCCGGCCTCGGTGCGCACCATCCTGGGCTCGGGCTGCCTCTCCAACCTCCACAACGGGCAGCACAAGCACCGCAAAAAG GTGATCATGCGGGCCTTCTCCCGGGACGCCCTGCAGCACTACGTGCCCGTCATCCAGGAGGAGGTGAGCGCCTGCCTGGCGCGGTGGCTGGGTGCCGCAGGGCCCTGCCTCCTGGTGTACCCCGAGGTGAAGCGCCTCATGTTTCGCATCGCCATGAGGATCCTGCTGGGCTTTCAGCCCCGCCAGGCCGGCCCCGACGGCgagcagcagctggtggaagCCTTCGAGGAGATGATCCGCAACCTCTTCTCCCTGCCCATCGACGTGCCCTTCAGTGGGCTCTACCGG GGCTTGCGAGCACGCAACATCATCCACGCCAAGATCGAGGAGAACATCCGTGCCAAGATGGCCCGCAAGGAGCCCGAGGGTGGCTACAAGGACGcgctgcagctgctgatggAGCACACACAGGGCAACGGGGAGCAGCTCAACATGCAG GAACTGAAGGAGTCTGCCACGGAGCTGCTGTTTGGGGGCCATGAAACCACTGCTAGCGCTGCCACATCGCTGATTGCCTTCCTTGGGCTCCATCATGATGTCCTGCAGAAAGTGAGGAAAGAGCTGCAGGTGAAG GGGTTACTATGCAGCCCCAACCAAGAGAAGCAGTTGGACATGGAGGTCTTAGAGCAGCTGAAGTACACAGGCTGTGTCATCAAAGAGACCCTCAGGCTGAGCCCTCCTGTTCCTGGAGGATTTCGAATTGCACTCAAGACTCTTGAGCTGAAT GGTTACCAGATCCCAAAAGGTTGGAATGTTATTTACAGTATCTGTGATACCCACGATGTGGCAGATCTGTTTACCAACAAGGATGAATTTAATCCAGATCGCTTCATGTCTCCATCTCCGGAGGACTCCTCTAGGTTCAGTTTCATTCCTTTTGGTGGGGGCTTGAGAAGCTGCGTGGGCAAAGAGTTTGCAAAAGtccttctaaaaatatttacagtggaGCTGGCTCGGAGCTGTGACTGGCAGCTGCTGAATGGACCTCCTACAATGAAAACGGGGCCCATAGTGTACCCTGTGGACAATCTGCCTACCAAATTCATAGGTTTCAGCGGGCAAATTTGA